The following proteins come from a genomic window of Corallococcus sp. NCRR:
- the gltE gene encoding adventurous gliding motility TPR repeat lipoprotein GltE produces MNRRMHPFRPLLLATLALTAVGCSTTQTNTPAAVAKPVAAPTGPVSISNRAMLLFDDAVKSFDAQKKAKAFDYPSLERKFKAALEADQNLAEAEYNLGVIAERMGKADEAKARYAAALTKKPSLRQASDNLAIMKQNGGDVAGAVALYQDVLTRYPDDAGSRARLAEIYRQNNDHDKAMELSRAALMRDPMNTNALKVMIRSYLDRKQLAMAKLVALRAVKLDGTDPELHQAVGLILLKEGDNEGARLQFKSALEAKADYVPAHVELAQLALNAEDFPGAEEHLRRILQSDGKNAAAHVDLGIALKGQGQYDKAMQEYDEAEKLNPDLGATYLNRGIILHKVKDAPERAVELYKKYVALAGGEVALNAESPVFGLMREAESIVQAKREAQAAEAQAKQMEALQAQQQAAMKAEEAKQKGQTPPGGATPASGTGTAPQATPASGTGAQQPAATPAGGTQTAPAQKNAAPADSDEPTDDLL; encoded by the coding sequence ATGAATCGCCGCATGCACCCGTTCCGCCCCCTCCTGCTGGCCACGCTGGCGCTGACCGCTGTCGGCTGCTCCACCACGCAGACCAACACCCCGGCCGCCGTCGCCAAGCCCGTGGCCGCCCCCACGGGCCCGGTTTCCATCTCCAACCGCGCCATGCTGCTGTTCGATGACGCGGTGAAGTCCTTCGACGCGCAGAAGAAGGCCAAGGCGTTCGACTACCCGTCGCTGGAGCGCAAGTTCAAGGCCGCCCTGGAGGCGGACCAGAACCTGGCCGAGGCCGAGTACAACCTGGGCGTCATCGCCGAGCGCATGGGCAAGGCCGACGAGGCCAAGGCCCGCTACGCGGCCGCGCTCACCAAGAAGCCGTCCCTGCGCCAGGCGTCCGACAACCTGGCCATCATGAAGCAGAACGGCGGCGACGTGGCCGGCGCCGTGGCGCTCTACCAGGACGTGCTCACGCGCTACCCGGATGACGCGGGCTCGCGCGCGCGGCTCGCGGAGATCTACCGGCAGAACAACGACCACGACAAGGCGATGGAGCTGTCTCGCGCCGCGCTCATGCGCGACCCGATGAACACCAACGCCCTCAAGGTGATGATCCGCAGCTACCTGGACCGCAAGCAGCTGGCCATGGCGAAGCTCGTCGCGCTGCGCGCGGTGAAGCTGGACGGCACGGATCCGGAGCTGCACCAGGCCGTGGGCCTCATCCTCCTCAAGGAGGGCGACAACGAGGGCGCGCGCCTGCAGTTCAAGAGCGCCCTTGAAGCGAAGGCGGACTACGTGCCCGCGCACGTGGAGCTGGCCCAGCTGGCGCTCAACGCGGAGGACTTCCCCGGAGCGGAGGAGCACCTGCGCCGCATCCTGCAGTCGGACGGCAAGAACGCCGCCGCGCACGTGGACCTGGGCATCGCGCTCAAGGGCCAGGGCCAGTACGACAAGGCCATGCAGGAGTACGACGAGGCGGAGAAGCTCAACCCCGACCTGGGCGCCACGTACCTCAACCGCGGCATCATCCTGCACAAGGTGAAGGACGCCCCCGAGCGCGCGGTGGAGCTCTACAAGAAGTACGTCGCGCTCGCCGGCGGCGAGGTCGCGCTCAACGCTGAGTCGCCCGTCTTCGGGCTCATGCGCGAGGCGGAGAGCATCGTGCAGGCCAAGCGCGAGGCGCAGGCCGCGGAGGCCCAGGCCAAGCAGATGGAGGCGCTCCAGGCCCAGCAGCAGGCCGCGATGAAGGCTGAAGAGGCGAAGCAGAAGGGCCAGACGCCCCCGGGTGGCGCGACGCCCGCGTCCGGCACCGGCACCGCCCCGCAGGCCACGCCGGCCTCGGGCACGGGCGCGCAGCAGCCGGCCGCCACTCCGGCGGGTGGCACGCAGACGGCCCCTGCCCAGAAGAATGCAGCACCGGCGGACTCCGACGAGCCCACGGACGACCTGCTGTGA
- the cglF gene encoding adventurous gliding motility protein CglF, translating into MRKWLMLCMTLSVAPAFAQDEGGGARGGEGGGAKMQKTTSVDFEDDTIEGDLTKPDGEYVEARKTVKHSNLIRIREDFEDKVMQSVGEL; encoded by the coding sequence ATGCGGAAGTGGCTGATGCTGTGCATGACGTTGTCGGTGGCCCCGGCCTTCGCCCAGGACGAGGGCGGCGGCGCGCGGGGTGGTGAGGGCGGCGGCGCGAAGATGCAGAAGACGACCAGCGTCGACTTCGAGGACGACACCATCGAGGGTGACCTCACGAAGCCGGATGGCGAGTACGTCGAGGCGCGCAAGACCGTGAAGCACTCCAACCTCATCCGCATCCGCGAAGACTTCGAGGACAAGGTGATGCAGTCCGTGGGCGAGCTGTAA
- the gltG gene encoding adventurous gliding motility protein GltG, protein MAVPLTLKVFKGDTLVASKDYERDIIKIGRLSSAHLCLEDDKVSRIHSVIEVAADGSMSIIDMGSVEGTYVNGKRVNKGQVSFGDEVRVGGTTIRLENPAAVAAVNLAAAVAQADAPTDKNPTVAPVAPAAAIAQAVAAPAPVAAATAPAATPAPAALDASVAPTQKNAVAPARAPKAPVREEEHEEQEAAPRVRTVRKTKSNGPQGVSLRLLWGDQRVGEFFVPPGAKKGFTVGSAKGVDFVMGDSKLGAPSFEVLRTDGQSFTVRFARKMKGELTRKGETLDLEAVMESGKASQDGDAYGLTLEADDFVWVDLGGLTLEAQFQPVPKRVVVPFGENIDYTALNIFLVMFFIATGFVIHSMNQSGEGDEYADELAGNDARIAKLIIKPPETQKNKFLEKLNQQKEKKSGEMAQKQRGDEGQMGKKDAPKANNRTAPKGDPNKKDEARALTAKIFGGGKGGISTIFGKAGLGGELKSAMGNMFGAKAGDAGGFGGMGLRGSGGGGGGTGDSIGIGGIGTKGRGGGSGSYGTGVGTLGGKQSVDVGITSSDPEVMGSLDKELIRQVIQRNRGQIRYCYESLLNRFPKLGGKVSVKFIISANGSVATSNVAQSTAGNSDLETCVAGRVRTWKFPEPKGGGSVIVTYPFIFKQAGD, encoded by the coding sequence ATGGCCGTACCCCTGACACTCAAGGTCTTCAAGGGCGACACGCTGGTCGCCTCCAAGGACTACGAGCGCGACATCATCAAGATTGGTCGTCTTTCCTCCGCGCACCTGTGCCTGGAGGACGACAAGGTCAGCCGCATCCACTCCGTCATCGAGGTCGCCGCCGACGGCTCCATGTCCATCATCGACATGGGCAGCGTCGAGGGCACCTACGTCAACGGCAAGCGCGTCAACAAGGGGCAGGTCTCCTTCGGTGACGAGGTCCGCGTGGGTGGCACCACCATCCGCCTGGAGAACCCGGCCGCCGTCGCCGCGGTGAACCTGGCCGCCGCCGTCGCGCAGGCGGACGCGCCCACGGACAAGAACCCCACGGTCGCGCCGGTGGCCCCCGCCGCCGCCATCGCGCAGGCCGTCGCCGCGCCCGCTCCCGTGGCCGCCGCGACCGCGCCCGCCGCGACGCCGGCTCCCGCCGCGCTGGATGCGTCCGTCGCGCCCACGCAGAAGAACGCCGTGGCGCCCGCGCGGGCTCCCAAGGCCCCCGTGCGGGAAGAAGAGCACGAGGAGCAGGAAGCCGCGCCGCGCGTGCGCACCGTGCGCAAGACCAAGTCCAACGGCCCGCAGGGCGTGTCGCTGCGCCTGCTCTGGGGTGACCAGCGCGTGGGCGAGTTCTTCGTGCCCCCCGGCGCGAAGAAGGGCTTCACGGTGGGCAGCGCCAAGGGCGTGGACTTCGTGATGGGCGACTCCAAGCTGGGCGCCCCCTCGTTCGAAGTGCTGCGCACCGACGGCCAGTCCTTCACCGTGCGCTTCGCGCGCAAGATGAAGGGCGAGCTCACCCGCAAGGGCGAGACGCTGGACCTGGAAGCGGTGATGGAGTCCGGCAAGGCCTCCCAGGACGGCGACGCCTACGGCCTCACGCTGGAAGCGGACGACTTCGTCTGGGTGGACCTGGGCGGCCTCACGCTGGAGGCGCAGTTCCAGCCGGTGCCCAAGCGCGTCGTCGTGCCCTTCGGTGAGAACATCGACTACACGGCGCTCAATATCTTCCTGGTGATGTTCTTCATCGCCACCGGGTTCGTCATCCACTCCATGAACCAGAGTGGGGAAGGGGACGAGTACGCGGATGAGCTCGCGGGCAACGACGCGCGCATCGCGAAGCTGATCATCAAGCCTCCGGAGACCCAGAAGAACAAGTTCCTGGAGAAGCTGAACCAGCAGAAGGAGAAGAAGTCGGGCGAGATGGCCCAGAAGCAGCGCGGCGACGAAGGTCAGATGGGCAAGAAGGACGCGCCCAAGGCCAACAACCGCACCGCGCCCAAGGGCGACCCGAACAAGAAGGACGAGGCGCGCGCCCTCACCGCGAAGATCTTCGGCGGCGGCAAGGGCGGCATCTCCACCATCTTCGGCAAGGCGGGCCTGGGCGGCGAGCTCAAGAGCGCCATGGGCAACATGTTCGGCGCCAAGGCGGGCGACGCGGGCGGCTTCGGCGGCATGGGGCTTCGCGGCAGCGGCGGCGGTGGTGGCGGCACCGGTGACAGCATCGGCATCGGCGGCATCGGCACCAAGGGCCGTGGCGGCGGCAGCGGCAGCTACGGCACCGGCGTGGGCACGCTCGGCGGCAAGCAGAGCGTGGACGTGGGCATCACCTCGTCGGATCCGGAGGTCATGGGCTCGCTGGACAAGGAGCTCATCCGCCAGGTCATCCAGCGCAACCGCGGGCAGATCCGCTACTGCTACGAGAGCCTGCTCAACCGCTTCCCCAAGCTGGGCGGCAAGGTCTCCGTGAAGTTCATCATCAGCGCCAACGGCTCGGTGGCCACGTCCAACGTCGCGCAGTCCACGGCGGGCAACTCGGACCTGGAGACCTGCGTGGCCGGCCGCGTGCGCACCTGGAAGTTCCCGGAGCCCAAGGGTGGAGGCTCCGTGATCGTCACCTACCCGTTCATCTTCAAGCAGGCCGGTGACTGA
- the cglE gene encoding adventurous gliding motility protein CglE, with product MQKVLAPLALSAALLLPAMAGAQDTPSAGSAMQDRPAVTFNEVERGVYFGVYGGPSWITNPPADSGPRPFSSGQMAQVELGVDLGERLSLGVFFMGSANRAGSEYVGYSQGAASGDFTMLVPGAVLRARLVGFADSQEVKRTWIYARAGVGYAMFSPKKLLPDSDILVFAGPGVEYYTRLRHFSVGLEVVGNYLASKGAFGFAVAPNIRYAF from the coding sequence ATGCAGAAAGTCCTTGCTCCTCTTGCCCTGAGCGCCGCGCTCCTCCTTCCCGCGATGGCGGGCGCCCAGGACACCCCCAGCGCCGGTTCCGCGATGCAGGACCGTCCCGCGGTGACCTTCAACGAGGTCGAGCGCGGGGTGTACTTCGGCGTGTACGGCGGTCCCTCGTGGATCACCAACCCGCCCGCGGACTCCGGCCCGCGCCCCTTCTCCTCCGGCCAGATGGCCCAGGTGGAGCTGGGTGTGGACCTGGGCGAGCGCCTGTCCCTGGGCGTCTTCTTCATGGGCTCCGCCAACCGCGCGGGCTCGGAATACGTCGGCTACTCGCAGGGCGCCGCGTCCGGTGACTTCACCATGCTGGTGCCCGGCGCCGTGCTGCGCGCCCGCCTGGTGGGCTTCGCCGACAGCCAGGAGGTCAAGCGCACCTGGATCTACGCCCGCGCCGGCGTGGGCTACGCGATGTTTTCTCCCAAGAAGCTCCTCCCCGATTCCGACATTCTTGTGTTTGCCGGGCCCGGAGTGGAGTACTACACGCGGCTGCGCCACTTCTCGGTGGGGCTGGAGGTCGTGGGGAACTACCTCGCCTCCAAGGGCGCCTTCGGGTTCGCGGTGGCGCCCAACATTCGCTACGCGTTCTAG
- a CDS encoding tetratricopeptide repeat protein — protein sequence MRRSLLVCLVLLTSMASAQEKKALRDADLGKKSTTTVDKSLAGDITRPKEAQQAAPALQYDQFRLGVEVQVASKRREQIESLRKIISLSPDQKEAPSLLFRLGELYWEESKFFFFEANRKDDELIVAMNRNDAAGQQKAKAEKAELMAKVKENGKYAVEQYTKIVQEYPKFERTDEVLFFLGQYLMEDGQDKKALVAFKRLIEKYPQSKYIPDAYFAFGEYYFNNSKGKRPELEKALAAYKKAAEYPENQVYAFALYKQGWCYFNMGEYESAKDKYKTVVLYGELAGAGAVEKDGKAKAKGSLVREARNDYVRAYAREGDVTQARADFGKVATNPEDRFAMMKQLANLYYGDGKDREAAITFNALIKEKPLSPEAPGFQGKIVDCILRMGNKERTVAQVRRLVKIMKDVESSGVIKDDKDKKALAEAKELSERTLSNLAVTWHNEGKKTRSEETFKYADAVYSDYLTLFPENPKAYDLRFFWAELLNDNLQNFEKAAANYTLVVLQDAKVLEAKDDKGKPKPGKPGKWLTNASYNAVLAYDEVVKAAEARGEAKSESAGTDIQKKIAIPTLKKSLLDACERYLKYVPKGDKRVEIAFKAANIYYRHNHFDEAVLRFSEIALGYPEYKFEDGQRAAEIAANLILDSYNLLGDFAKVNEWARRFYANDKLATGKFRDDLAKLIEQSSFKLVSQLEEKKEFSKAAEAYLNFVHDFPQTEIADLALYNASVDYYKAKSLDKAIEVRKRLFAEYPRSKYVPDSIYANAEALEAIGDFEEAAGTYELYVRGYERNLNEKGGAPAAKARAKSKARGKSRQASNDDAPAKPAVVQKWDESKAQIALFNAATYREGLGQLKAALKNREHYIELWPKSKDAEAAFLSVVDLYVKQGAYMKAIKLLEEYERDNMRSQSKFLMAEGRIVDIYTKMRKANDVRRMNKRIFEYFDQLPRRQQTALEKPALAAAAQANLLAIEPDWNEFKRLKLYWGVPPSPERFKGSLADKGRALEVVQKKYVQTVALGAPEPAICALQRIGLAYDHMAELVVNAPMPRGLDEESQQALRDEFANQAQPLKDKATEAFSGAVAKSRELGVFNDCAAASLKILRTTYAPDRYPEVLEEKLALKNKELVLGGDLLAAVQDIPPPVTKVEPEKQAKSEALNEDLSALTNALRQQTESEVAKPAAASKDGAPKKTVDDQEPEDFL from the coding sequence ATGCGCCGCTCGCTACTCGTTTGCCTCGTTCTCCTGACTTCCATGGCTTCGGCCCAGGAGAAGAAAGCACTGCGCGACGCTGACCTGGGCAAGAAGTCCACCACCACCGTGGACAAGTCCCTCGCCGGCGACATCACGCGCCCGAAGGAAGCCCAGCAGGCCGCTCCCGCGCTTCAATATGATCAGTTCCGCCTGGGCGTGGAAGTGCAGGTCGCTTCCAAGCGCCGCGAACAGATCGAATCGCTGAGGAAGATCATCTCGCTGTCTCCTGATCAGAAGGAGGCCCCCAGCCTGCTGTTCCGCCTGGGTGAGCTCTACTGGGAGGAGTCGAAGTTCTTCTTCTTCGAAGCCAACCGGAAGGACGACGAGCTCATCGTCGCCATGAACCGCAACGACGCCGCGGGCCAGCAGAAGGCCAAGGCGGAGAAGGCGGAGTTGATGGCGAAGGTGAAGGAGAACGGCAAGTACGCCGTCGAGCAGTACACGAAGATCGTCCAGGAGTACCCGAAGTTCGAGCGCACGGACGAGGTGCTCTTCTTCCTCGGCCAGTACCTGATGGAGGACGGGCAGGACAAGAAGGCGCTCGTCGCGTTCAAGCGCCTGATTGAGAAGTACCCGCAGTCCAAGTACATCCCGGACGCGTACTTCGCCTTCGGCGAGTACTACTTCAACAACTCCAAGGGCAAGCGCCCGGAGCTGGAGAAGGCGCTCGCCGCGTACAAGAAGGCCGCCGAGTACCCGGAGAACCAGGTCTACGCCTTCGCCCTCTACAAGCAGGGCTGGTGCTACTTCAACATGGGCGAGTACGAGTCCGCGAAGGACAAGTACAAGACCGTGGTCCTCTACGGTGAGCTGGCCGGCGCCGGCGCCGTGGAGAAGGACGGCAAGGCCAAGGCGAAGGGCTCGCTGGTGCGTGAAGCGCGCAACGACTACGTGCGCGCCTACGCCCGCGAGGGTGACGTCACGCAGGCCCGCGCGGACTTCGGCAAGGTCGCCACCAATCCGGAAGACCGCTTCGCGATGATGAAGCAGCTCGCGAACCTGTACTACGGCGACGGCAAGGACCGCGAAGCGGCCATCACCTTCAACGCGCTGATCAAGGAGAAGCCGCTGTCTCCGGAGGCCCCTGGCTTCCAGGGCAAGATCGTCGACTGCATCCTGCGCATGGGCAACAAGGAGCGCACCGTGGCCCAGGTGCGCCGGCTCGTGAAGATCATGAAGGACGTGGAGTCCTCCGGCGTCATCAAGGACGACAAGGACAAGAAGGCGCTCGCGGAGGCGAAGGAGCTGTCCGAGCGCACGCTCTCCAACCTCGCCGTCACCTGGCACAACGAGGGCAAGAAGACGCGCAGCGAGGAGACCTTCAAGTACGCGGACGCCGTGTACAGCGACTACCTCACGCTCTTCCCGGAGAACCCCAAGGCGTACGACCTGCGCTTCTTCTGGGCGGAGCTCCTCAACGACAACCTCCAGAACTTCGAGAAGGCCGCCGCCAACTACACGCTCGTCGTCCTCCAGGACGCGAAGGTGCTGGAGGCCAAGGACGACAAGGGCAAGCCCAAGCCGGGCAAGCCGGGCAAGTGGCTGACCAACGCCTCCTACAACGCCGTGCTCGCCTATGACGAAGTCGTCAAGGCGGCCGAGGCGCGCGGCGAGGCCAAGTCCGAGTCCGCCGGCACGGACATCCAGAAGAAGATCGCCATCCCCACGCTGAAGAAGTCGCTGCTGGACGCGTGCGAGCGCTACCTCAAGTACGTCCCCAAGGGCGACAAGCGCGTGGAGATCGCCTTCAAGGCGGCGAACATCTACTACCGCCACAACCACTTCGACGAAGCCGTGCTGCGCTTCTCTGAGATCGCGCTCGGCTACCCCGAGTACAAGTTCGAGGACGGGCAGCGCGCGGCCGAGATCGCCGCCAACCTCATCCTCGACTCGTACAACCTGCTGGGCGACTTCGCGAAGGTCAACGAGTGGGCCCGCCGCTTCTACGCCAACGACAAGCTGGCCACCGGCAAGTTCCGCGACGACCTGGCGAAGCTGATTGAACAGTCGTCGTTCAAGCTGGTCAGCCAGCTGGAGGAGAAGAAGGAGTTCTCCAAGGCGGCCGAGGCGTACCTGAACTTCGTCCACGACTTCCCGCAGACGGAGATCGCGGACCTGGCGCTCTACAACGCGTCCGTCGACTACTACAAGGCGAAGAGCCTGGATAAGGCCATCGAGGTCCGCAAGCGCCTGTTCGCGGAGTACCCCCGGTCCAAGTACGTGCCGGACTCCATCTACGCGAACGCGGAGGCGCTGGAGGCCATCGGCGACTTCGAGGAGGCCGCGGGCACCTACGAACTCTACGTGCGCGGCTACGAGCGCAACCTGAACGAGAAGGGCGGCGCTCCGGCGGCGAAGGCCAGGGCGAAGAGCAAGGCCCGGGGCAAGTCGAGGCAGGCCTCCAACGACGACGCGCCCGCGAAGCCCGCGGTGGTGCAGAAGTGGGACGAGTCCAAGGCGCAGATCGCCCTGTTCAACGCGGCCACCTACCGCGAGGGCCTGGGCCAGCTGAAGGCCGCGCTCAAGAACCGCGAGCACTACATCGAGCTGTGGCCCAAGTCGAAGGACGCGGAGGCCGCGTTCCTGTCCGTCGTGGACCTGTACGTGAAGCAGGGCGCGTACATGAAGGCCATCAAGCTGCTGGAGGAGTACGAGCGCGACAACATGCGCTCCCAGAGCAAGTTCCTCATGGCCGAGGGCCGCATCGTCGACATCTACACGAAGATGCGGAAGGCGAACGACGTGCGCCGCATGAACAAGCGCATCTTCGAGTACTTCGACCAGTTGCCCCGCCGTCAGCAGACCGCGCTGGAGAAGCCGGCGCTCGCCGCCGCCGCGCAGGCGAACCTGCTGGCCATCGAGCCGGACTGGAACGAGTTCAAGCGCCTGAAGCTGTACTGGGGCGTGCCGCCGTCGCCGGAGCGCTTCAAGGGCTCGCTGGCCGACAAGGGCCGCGCGCTGGAGGTGGTGCAGAAGAAGTACGTGCAGACCGTGGCCCTGGGCGCCCCGGAGCCCGCCATCTGCGCGCTGCAGCGCATTGGCCTCGCGTATGACCACATGGCGGAGCTCGTCGTGAACGCGCCCATGCCGCGCGGCCTGGACGAGGAGTCGCAGCAGGCCCTGCGCGACGAGTTCGCCAACCAGGCCCAGCCGCTCAAGGACAAGGCCACGGAGGCCTTCTCCGGCGCGGTGGCCAAGAGCCGTGAGCTGGGCGTGTTCAACGACTGCGCCGCGGCGAGCCTGAAGATCCTCCGCACCACCTACGCCCCGGACCGCTACCCGGAGGTGCTGGAGGAGAAGCTCGCGCTGAAGAACAAGGAGCTGGTGCTGGGCGGCGACCTGTTGGCCGCCGTGCAGGACATCCCGCCTCCGGTCACCAAGGTGGAACCGGAGAAGCAGGCCAAGAGCGAGGCGCTCAACGAGGACCTGTCCGCGCTGACGAACGCGCTCCGCCAGCAGACCGAGTCCGAGGTCGCCAAGCCCGCCGCCGCGTCCAAGGACGGCGCCCCCAAGAAGACCGTTGATGATCAGGAGCCGGAGGACTTCCTCTAA